From the genome of Mycobacterium sp. 050128, one region includes:
- a CDS encoding TIGR02234 family membrane protein: MADAPPDRRARLTIGIAQLLLVIAAGLLWTASRLPWVVIRSFDGLGPPKEVILAGAAWSTALLPSALLMLATAVAALAVRGWALRALAGLLAVISLAIGYLGVSLWVLPDVAVRGSELAHISLLTLVGSERRYAGAGFAVGAAVCTLIAAVLLMRSAMTARGGTKKYAAPATRRSIARREGADGAMLEEPGAPEMSERMIWDALDEGHDPTDRPRESDTEGR; the protein is encoded by the coding sequence ATGGCTGATGCCCCGCCGGACCGGCGGGCCCGGCTGACGATCGGCATTGCCCAGCTGCTGCTGGTCATCGCCGCGGGCCTGCTGTGGACCGCCTCGCGACTGCCGTGGGTTGTGATCCGGTCGTTCGACGGGCTGGGGCCGCCGAAGGAAGTGATCCTGGCAGGTGCGGCCTGGTCGACGGCCCTGCTGCCGTCGGCGCTGCTGATGCTGGCCACCGCGGTGGCGGCGCTGGCGGTGCGTGGCTGGGCGCTGCGGGCGCTGGCCGGGCTGCTCGCCGTGATCAGCCTGGCGATCGGCTATCTGGGCGTCAGCCTGTGGGTGCTGCCGGATGTGGCGGTGCGAGGATCCGAACTTGCCCACATTTCGCTGCTGACGCTGGTGGGCAGCGAGCGGCGGTACGCCGGCGCCGGGTTCGCGGTGGGTGCGGCGGTGTGCACGTTGATCGCCGCCGTCCTGTTGATGAGGTCGGCGATGACGGCCCGGGGCGGGACGAAAAAATACGCCGCGCCGGCGACCCGCCGCTCAATTGCGAGACGCGAAGGGGCCGACGGGGCGATGCTGGAGGAGCCGGGGGCGCCAGAGATGTCGGAGCGGATGATCTGGGACGCACTCGATGAGGGGCATGACCCGACTGATCGGCCCCGCGAGTCTGACACCGAGGGTCGGTGA
- a CDS encoding anthranilate synthase component I: MHPHLADTTSREEFRLLAAAHRFVPVTRKVLADSETPLSAYRKLAANRPGTFLLESAENGRSWSRWSFIGAGAPSALTVRDGEAVWLGAVPQDAPTGGDPLEALQATLELLSTRQTSQASSQSEPGLPPLSGGLVGFFAYDMVRRLERLPEMAVDDLQLPDMLMLLATDVAAVDHHEGTITLIANAVNWNGTDERVDEAYDDAVARLDVMTEALGQPLPSTVATFSKPEPNYRAQRTVDEYGKIVDYLVDQIAAGEAFQVVPSQRFEMDTDVDPIDVYRILRVTNPSPYMYLLHVPNSAGATDFSIVGSSPEALVTVADGRATTHPIAGTRWRGQNEEEDQLLEKELLSDDKERAEHLMLVDLGRNDLGRVCTPGTVRVEDYSHIERYSHVMHLVSTVTGLLGEGRTALDAVTACFPAGTLSGAPKVRAMELIEEVEKTRRGVYGGVLGYLDFAGNADFAIAIRTALIRNGTAYVQAGGGVVADSNGPYEYTEASNKARAVLNAIAAAQTLSAPDAARNG; the protein is encoded by the coding sequence GTGCACCCACACCTCGCCGACACGACCTCACGGGAGGAATTTCGCCTGCTCGCGGCGGCGCACCGCTTTGTTCCGGTGACCCGGAAGGTCTTGGCTGACAGCGAGACGCCGCTGTCGGCATATCGCAAGCTGGCCGCCAATCGACCCGGCACGTTCTTGCTGGAGTCCGCCGAGAACGGCCGATCGTGGTCGCGATGGTCGTTCATCGGAGCCGGTGCACCCTCAGCGCTGACAGTGCGCGACGGCGAAGCGGTGTGGTTGGGTGCGGTTCCGCAGGACGCGCCGACCGGTGGCGATCCCCTCGAGGCGCTGCAGGCCACCTTGGAGCTGCTGTCCACTCGGCAAACCAGTCAGGCCTCTAGCCAGTCCGAGCCGGGGCTTCCGCCGCTGTCGGGTGGCCTGGTCGGGTTCTTCGCCTACGACATGGTGCGGCGCCTGGAACGCCTGCCGGAAATGGCCGTCGACGACCTGCAGCTACCGGACATGCTGATGCTGCTCGCCACGGATGTCGCGGCGGTCGACCATCACGAGGGCACGATCACGCTGATCGCCAACGCGGTGAACTGGAACGGCACCGACGAGCGGGTCGACGAGGCCTACGACGACGCCGTGGCGCGCCTGGATGTGATGACCGAGGCGCTGGGCCAGCCGCTGCCGTCGACGGTGGCCACCTTCAGCAAGCCCGAGCCCAACTATCGAGCGCAGCGCACGGTCGACGAATACGGGAAGATCGTCGACTATCTCGTCGACCAGATTGCGGCCGGTGAAGCCTTCCAGGTGGTCCCCTCGCAGCGCTTCGAAATGGACACCGACGTCGACCCGATCGACGTCTACCGGATTCTGCGAGTGACCAACCCCAGCCCCTACATGTACTTGCTGCATGTGCCGAATAGTGCTGGTGCGACTGACTTTTCGATCGTCGGATCCAGTCCCGAGGCACTCGTCACCGTCGCCGACGGCCGCGCGACGACGCATCCGATCGCCGGTACCCGGTGGCGCGGACAGAACGAGGAAGAAGATCAGCTGCTGGAAAAGGAGCTGCTGTCCGACGACAAGGAACGCGCCGAGCACTTGATGCTGGTCGACCTCGGCCGCAACGACCTCGGCCGGGTCTGCACGCCCGGCACGGTCCGCGTCGAGGATTACAGCCACATCGAGCGCTACAGCCACGTCATGCACCTGGTCTCCACGGTGACCGGCCTGCTCGGCGAGGGCCGCACCGCCTTGGACGCCGTCACGGCCTGTTTCCCGGCCGGCACGCTGTCCGGAGCGCCCAAGGTGCGGGCCATGGAGCTGATCGAAGAGGTGGAGAAGACACGCCGCGGCGTATACGGCGGCGTGCTCGGGTACCTCGACTTCGCCGGCAACGCGGACTTCGCGATCGCCATTCGCACGGCGCTGATCCGCAATGGCACCGCCTATGTGCAGGCCGGCGGCGGGGTAGTGGCCGACTCCAACGGTCCTTATGAGTACACCGAGGCGAGCAACAAGGCGCGCGCGGTGCTGAATGCCATCGCCGCGGCGCAGACGCTCAGCGCCCCGGATGCCGCCCGCAATGGCTGA
- a CDS encoding peroxiredoxin has translation MKTGDTVADFELPDQTGTPRKLSALLADGPVVLFFYPAAMTPGCTKEACHFRDLAAEFAAVGANRVGISTDAVQKQAKFADKESFDYPLLSDTEGTVAAQFGVKRGLLGKLMPVKRTTFVIDTDRKVLNVISSEFSMDTHADQALQTLRARSSA, from the coding sequence ATGAAAACTGGTGACACGGTGGCCGACTTCGAACTTCCCGATCAGACCGGAACGCCCCGCAAGCTCAGCGCCCTGCTTGCCGACGGCCCCGTGGTGCTGTTCTTCTACCCCGCGGCAATGACTCCTGGGTGCACCAAGGAAGCCTGCCATTTCCGGGACCTGGCCGCCGAATTCGCGGCGGTCGGCGCCAACCGCGTCGGCATCAGCACCGATGCCGTGCAGAAGCAGGCCAAGTTCGCCGACAAGGAAAGCTTCGACTACCCGCTGCTGTCTGACACCGAAGGCACGGTGGCCGCGCAGTTCGGCGTCAAGCGTGGTCTGCTCGGCAAGTTGATGCCGGTCAAGCGCACGACGTTCGTGATCGACACCGATCGCAAGGTGCTCAACGTGATTTCCAGCGAGTTCAGCATGGACACCCACGCCGACCAGGCACTGCAGACCCTGCGGGCACGTTCGTCGGCGTAA
- a CDS encoding calcium:proton antiporter → MRERMSWNVVVPLVALVMLALTWGTEPGPLLAALEAIVLIGAVLAAVHHAELVAHRVGEPFGSLVLATAVTVIELALIITLMASGGNEAETLARDTAFAALMITTNGIAGLSLLLGSHRYGVTLFNPQGSGAALATLTTLATLSLALPSFTTTRGRQEFSPGQLEFAAVTSLLLYLMFVFTQTVRHRDFFLPVAQRGQQRIFDDESHAEPPSTAAALRSGGLLIAALVAVVGLAEQESPAVEKLVSVAGFPHSFVGVVIAALVLLPETLAAVRAARAGRIQTSLNLAYGSAMASIGLTIPGIALASIWIKGPLILGLGSTQLVLFALTVVISMLTVIPGRATRLQGEVHLVLLAVFVFLAIVP, encoded by the coding sequence ATGCGCGAACGGATGTCGTGGAATGTCGTGGTGCCGCTGGTCGCTCTCGTCATGCTGGCACTGACCTGGGGCACGGAGCCGGGGCCCCTGCTTGCGGCGCTCGAGGCGATCGTTCTGATCGGCGCCGTGTTGGCCGCCGTGCACCACGCGGAGCTGGTCGCACACCGGGTCGGTGAGCCGTTCGGATCGCTGGTGCTGGCCACCGCAGTAACCGTCATCGAGCTGGCCCTGATCATCACGCTGATGGCCTCGGGCGGAAACGAGGCGGAGACACTGGCCAGGGACACCGCCTTCGCGGCGCTGATGATCACCACCAACGGCATTGCCGGGTTGTCGCTGCTGCTGGGTTCCCATCGCTACGGCGTGACGTTGTTCAACCCGCAAGGCAGCGGTGCGGCGCTGGCGACGCTCACCACGCTGGCGACGCTGAGCCTGGCGCTCCCCAGCTTCACCACGACTCGTGGTCGTCAGGAGTTCTCGCCCGGGCAGCTGGAATTCGCCGCCGTCACGTCGTTGCTGCTCTATCTGATGTTCGTCTTCACTCAAACCGTGCGACACCGCGACTTCTTTCTGCCGGTTGCGCAGCGAGGTCAGCAGCGCATCTTCGACGACGAAAGCCACGCCGAGCCGCCCAGCACCGCGGCGGCGCTGCGAAGCGGAGGGCTGCTGATCGCCGCGTTGGTCGCGGTGGTGGGGCTGGCCGAACAGGAGTCGCCGGCCGTCGAGAAACTGGTGTCCGTAGCGGGCTTCCCGCACTCCTTCGTGGGTGTGGTGATCGCGGCCCTGGTGCTGCTGCCGGAGACGCTCGCGGCTGTGCGAGCGGCGCGGGCGGGCCGCATCCAGACGAGCCTCAACCTCGCGTACGGCTCGGCGATGGCCAGCATCGGGCTCACCATTCCCGGCATCGCGCTGGCGTCGATCTGGATCAAAGGACCGCTGATTCTCGGGCTGGGCTCGACACAGTTGGTGCTGTTTGCATTGACCGTGGTGATCAGCATGCTCACCGTGATCCCCGGCCGGGCGACCCGGCTGCAGGGCGAGGTACATCTGGTGCTGCTGGCCGTGTTCGTGTTTCTGGCGATCGTCCCGTAA
- a CDS encoding serine/threonine-protein kinase, producing the protein MPQSDGLPEGALFAGFRIVRRLGAGGMGEVYLAQHPRLPRRDALKILPGELTDNLEFRQRFNREADLAASLYNEHIVGIHDRGEYEGQLWISMDYVEGTDAAQLLRQYPSGLPKADVIEIIAAMADALDYAHSRGLLHRDVKPANILISDAAPRRRILLADFGIARELGEISGLTATNMMMGTTAYCAPEQLQGLDIDGRADQYALGCTAFNLLTGTAPFQNSNPAVVITQHLSAPPPPVSERRPDLADLDGALAKALAKNPADRFATCTDFAAALGSQLGTAADTVGPTQAAPIADTEAIASPQTTSAATAPARSTRRTAVAVAVIVGLALVGLGLLVGVRVFGGSHQSGNGGAHSVAPSSGHAPASAKPGIKLTRQITDQAGALGPIEYDTVNRALTTLYNTRGTRLWVVYVKTFDGQKPFKWAEDAMRANNFTDNDAILAVATEEPAYSFRVPNAVTAGKAIDLEVIRRDRISPAVFRHEWTRAAIEAANSLDVAPR; encoded by the coding sequence ATGCCGCAAAGCGATGGGTTACCCGAAGGCGCGCTGTTCGCTGGATTCAGGATCGTTCGGCGGCTGGGGGCCGGAGGGATGGGCGAAGTGTATCTGGCGCAGCATCCGCGGTTGCCGCGCCGTGACGCCCTGAAGATCTTGCCCGGTGAGCTCACCGACAACCTCGAGTTTCGGCAGCGCTTCAACCGGGAGGCCGATCTCGCCGCAAGCCTGTACAACGAGCACATCGTCGGCATCCACGACCGCGGCGAATACGAAGGGCAACTGTGGATTTCGATGGATTACGTGGAGGGCACCGACGCCGCGCAGCTGCTGCGCCAGTACCCGTCGGGGTTGCCGAAAGCCGATGTCATCGAGATCATCGCCGCCATGGCCGACGCGCTGGATTACGCACATTCGCGCGGCCTGCTGCACCGCGACGTCAAACCCGCGAACATCCTGATCAGTGACGCCGCGCCGCGACGGCGCATTCTGCTGGCCGATTTCGGCATCGCCCGCGAGCTGGGTGAAATCAGCGGTCTGACAGCGACAAACATGATGATGGGCACGACCGCCTACTGCGCGCCCGAGCAGCTGCAGGGACTCGACATCGACGGACGTGCCGACCAGTACGCGCTGGGATGCACCGCGTTCAACCTGTTGACCGGTACCGCCCCCTTTCAGAATTCCAATCCCGCGGTGGTCATCACGCAGCATTTGTCGGCGCCGCCACCGCCGGTCAGCGAGCGCCGGCCCGACTTGGCAGACCTCGACGGCGCACTCGCGAAGGCCTTGGCCAAAAACCCCGCCGATCGCTTTGCAACGTGTACGGATTTCGCCGCCGCGCTCGGCAGCCAGCTCGGCACCGCGGCCGACACCGTCGGCCCGACTCAAGCGGCCCCGATTGCGGACACCGAAGCGATCGCTAGTCCCCAAACCACGTCGGCCGCAACGGCTCCCGCGCGCAGTACCCGGCGCACGGCGGTAGCGGTCGCGGTGATCGTCGGTCTGGCACTGGTCGGCCTTGGGCTACTCGTCGGCGTCCGCGTGTTCGGCGGCTCACACCAATCCGGCAACGGCGGCGCGCACTCTGTCGCGCCGTCAAGCGGCCACGCCCCGGCCTCGGCGAAACCCGGCATCAAGCTGACCCGCCAAATCACCGACCAAGCGGGTGCGCTCGGGCCAATCGAATACGACACGGTGAATCGGGCGCTCACCACGCTCTACAACACGCGCGGCACGCGGTTGTGGGTGGTGTATGTCAAAACCTTCGACGGTCAAAAGCCGTTCAAGTGGGCCGAGGATGCCATGCGCGCCAACAACTTCACCGACAACGACGCCATCCTTGCCGTCGCCACCGAGGAGCCCGCGTACTCATTCCGGGTGCCCAACGCGGTGACCGCCGGAAAGGCGATTGACCTCGAAGTCATTCGGCGGGATCGCATCTCACCGGCCGTCTTTCGTCATGAATGGACACGCGCCGCAATCGAAGCAGCCAATAGCCTGGATGTGGCGCCGCGCTAA
- the hisI gene encoding phosphoribosyl-AMP cyclohydrolase, with protein MTLDSGIAARLKRNADGLFTAVVQERGSGDVLMVAWMDDEALARTLETREATYFSRSRGEQWIKGATSGHTQYVHSVRLDCDGDTVLLTVDQVGGACHTGDHSCFDADALLEPEN; from the coding sequence ATGACACTCGATTCCGGCATCGCCGCGCGCCTCAAGCGCAACGCCGACGGCCTGTTCACCGCCGTCGTGCAGGAGCGGGGCAGCGGCGACGTGCTGATGGTCGCCTGGATGGACGACGAGGCGCTGGCCCGCACCCTGGAAACCCGCGAGGCCACCTACTTTTCGCGATCCCGCGGCGAGCAGTGGATCAAGGGCGCGACGTCGGGGCACACCCAGTATGTGCACTCGGTGCGCCTGGACTGCGACGGTGACACCGTGCTGCTGACCGTCGACCAGGTCGGCGGCGCGTGCCACACCGGAGACCACAGCTGCTTCGATGCCGACGCGCTGCTCGAACCCGAGAATTAG
- the hisF gene encoding imidazole glycerol phosphate synthase subunit HisF: MHSGTDLAVRVIPCLDVDDGRVVKGVNFENLRDAGDPVELAAAYDAEGADELTFLDVTASSSGRATMLDVVRHTAEQVFIPLTVGGGVRAVADVDVLLRAGADKVSVNTAAIARPDLLAEMSRQFGSQCIVLSVDARTVPSGSAPTPSGWEVTTHGGRRGTGIDAVEWAARGADLGVGEILLNSMDADGTKAGFDLAMLRAVRAAVTVPVIASGGAGTVDHFAPAVQAGADAVLAASVFHFRELTIGQVKAAMAAEGITVR; the protein is encoded by the coding sequence ATGCATTCGGGTACCGACCTTGCCGTGCGGGTGATTCCGTGCCTGGACGTCGACGACGGGCGCGTGGTCAAGGGAGTCAATTTCGAGAACCTGCGCGACGCGGGTGACCCCGTCGAGCTCGCTGCGGCCTATGACGCCGAGGGCGCCGACGAGCTGACCTTTCTGGACGTGACCGCGTCCTCGTCGGGCCGGGCGACGATGCTGGACGTGGTGCGCCACACCGCCGAGCAGGTGTTCATCCCGCTGACCGTCGGCGGCGGTGTGCGCGCCGTGGCCGACGTCGACGTCCTGCTGCGGGCGGGGGCGGACAAGGTCTCGGTGAATACCGCCGCGATCGCGCGCCCGGACCTATTGGCGGAAATGTCAAGGCAATTCGGCTCGCAATGCATCGTGTTGTCCGTCGACGCCCGCACGGTGCCGTCCGGTTCGGCGCCTACGCCATCGGGCTGGGAGGTCACCACGCACGGGGGGCGCCGCGGCACCGGCATCGACGCCGTCGAGTGGGCGGCCCGCGGCGCCGACCTCGGGGTGGGGGAGATCCTGCTCAATTCGATGGACGCCGACGGCACCAAGGCCGGTTTCGATCTGGCGATGTTGCGCGCGGTCCGTGCCGCGGTCACGGTTCCGGTGATCGCCAGCGGCGGCGCCGGCACGGTCGACCACTTCGCACCCGCGGTCCAGGCCGGTGCGGATGCGGTGTTGGCGGCCAGCGTCTTTCACTTCCGCGAGTTGACGATCGGGCAGGTGAAGGCCGCGATGGCCGCGGAAGGGATCACGGTACGATGA